In Gorilla gorilla gorilla isolate KB3781 chromosome 12, NHGRI_mGorGor1-v2.1_pri, whole genome shotgun sequence, the following are encoded in one genomic region:
- the LOC101138894 gene encoding LOW QUALITY PROTEIN: uncharacterized protein (The sequence of the model RefSeq protein was modified relative to this genomic sequence to represent the inferred CDS: inserted 1 base in 1 codon), with protein sequence MSPLIRGLDVNPDACLTALLDDCKLLEAVCPSSPTSSGHEIPTQLLGKDLQSSLCPPFPLAWALLLPIPLLSFHPEGRAPSHSHCLACHLXLHPVQTSSSGLPAHQPVMGWMPKCRAKLTHLLLMSFSVCLMTSGDPSSSALQPRSPTLASAHLPSHGRQHPQSREVCASGTWNMQGFADRAPCYFLCPSHSLQNPHCSPVTTCALLIPSAPISHSPAILTPSATFLIP encoded by the exons ATGTCCCCTCTGATCAGGGGACTTGATGTGAACCCAGATGCCTGCTTGACAGCTCTGCTGGACGACTGCAAGCTCCTAGAGGCTGTCTGTCCCTCCAGCCCTACCTCCTCTGGCCATGAAATCCCCACTCAGCTGCTCGGCAAGGACCTTCAGTCATCCCTGTGCCCACCCTTTCCCTTGGCCTGGGCACTCCTCCTGCCAATTCCACTTCTGAGCTTTCACCCAGAGGGCCGTGCACCCTCCCACTCCCACTGCCTTGCCTGTCATC TCCTGCACCCAGTGCAAACCTCCTCCAGTGGTCTCCCGGCCCATCAGCCTGTCATGGGCTGGATGCCCAAATGCAGGGCCAAGCTCACACACCTGCTGCTTATGAGCTTCAGTGTCTGCCTgatgacctcaggggatccgagCTCCTCGGCACTGCAGCCAAGGTCCCCTACGCTGGCCTCAGCACACCTGCCCAGCCACGGCAGACAGCATCCTCAGTCACGAGAAGTCTGTGCTTCTGGAACCTGGAACATGCAGGGCTTTGCAGACAGAGCTCCATGCTACTTCCTCTGCCCTTCTCACTCCCTCCAAAATCCACACTGCTCCCCCGTCACCACCTGTGCCCTCCTAATTCCATCAGCACCCATCAGCCACTCACCAGCCATCCTAACTCCATCGGCCACCTTCCTAATTCCTTAG